One genomic segment of Deinococcus terrestris includes these proteins:
- a CDS encoding ATP-binding cassette domain-containing protein yields the protein MAGPLIDLQNVTVRVGGETPLRSVTLRVWPGEAMLLEGSNGGGKTTLLRLLAGEVAPIVGQRLYTLGGQERRSAVRARQTLSVVGPDAEAFYLTRDWLQTVRDVLLAGFEGDTLRLWTPTPEAHRRLAEVAALTGVTNWLDHDFRTLSHGQRRRVVLARALMPRPEVLLLDEFTDGLSAGARGELGRVLRGVHGSGVAVVLTTHRPQEAPELPWRRLRVEGGTVREREGTHWTLPSPRPLTRPPGEGDLVRLRDVEVDRNGRRALGPLSWTWRAGEHWLVTGENGSGKSTLARLIAGELHPALGGRVERPYLTHDRLTERRRTVGLVSAEVGVRQRRGWTGREVIGSAWGGTEGFAPDLTPEKEARVEALAGHLGVSALLNRPANTLSQGQLRRLLLARAVAHRPRLLILDEGLDFLDTEARARFLALLPDLARTGTHVMVVSHREADVPLGLTHHLDLAQGRIRRAGFLTPPGCPPAPPDTPPAPPAR from the coding sequence ATGGCTGGGCCGCTGATCGACCTCCAGAACGTGACCGTGCGGGTAGGCGGGGAGACGCCGCTACGGAGCGTGACCCTGCGGGTCTGGCCGGGCGAGGCCATGCTGCTGGAGGGATCGAACGGCGGCGGCAAGACGACCCTGCTGCGGCTGCTGGCGGGCGAGGTCGCCCCGATCGTGGGGCAGCGGCTCTACACGCTGGGTGGACAGGAGCGGCGCTCGGCGGTACGGGCACGGCAGACCCTCTCGGTGGTGGGACCGGATGCCGAAGCCTTCTACCTGACGCGCGACTGGCTCCAGACCGTGCGGGACGTGCTGCTGGCCGGGTTTGAGGGGGATACCCTGCGCCTGTGGACGCCGACGCCGGAGGCGCATAGGCGACTGGCCGAAGTCGCCGCACTGACGGGCGTGACGAACTGGCTGGACCACGACTTCCGCACCCTCAGCCACGGGCAGCGGCGACGGGTCGTGCTGGCACGGGCGCTGATGCCCCGGCCCGAAGTGCTGCTGCTCGATGAGTTTACCGACGGTCTGAGCGCCGGGGCGCGGGGAGAGCTGGGACGGGTGCTGCGCGGGGTGCACGGGTCGGGCGTCGCGGTCGTCCTCACCACCCACCGCCCGCAGGAGGCCCCGGAACTGCCCTGGCGGCGGCTGCGGGTGGAGGGTGGGACGGTGAGAGAGAGAGAGGGCACCCACTGGACCCTCCCCTCCCCCAGGCCCCTGACCCGGCCCCCCGGTGAGGGCGATCTCGTGCGGCTGCGGGACGTGGAGGTGGACCGGAACGGGCGGCGGGCGCTGGGGCCGCTCTCGTGGACGTGGCGGGCGGGCGAACATTGGCTGGTGACGGGCGAGAACGGCAGCGGCAAGAGCACCCTGGCGCGGCTGATCGCTGGAGAACTGCACCCCGCGCTGGGGGGGCGGGTGGAGCGGCCTTACCTCACCCATGACCGGCTGACCGAACGCCGCCGCACGGTCGGGCTGGTTTCCGCCGAGGTCGGCGTGCGGCAGCGGCGAGGCTGGACGGGCCGCGAGGTGATCGGCAGTGCGTGGGGCGGCACCGAGGGGTTTGCACCGGACCTCACGCCGGAGAAGGAGGCACGGGTGGAAGCTCTGGCGGGTCATCTCGGCGTGTCCGCCCTGCTGAACCGCCCTGCCAACACGCTCTCACAGGGGCAACTGCGGCGGCTGTTGCTCGCGCGGGCGGTCGCCCACCGCCCCCGCCTGCTGATTCTGGACGAGGGGCTGGACTTTCTGGACACCGAGGCCCGCGCCCGGTTCCTGGCGCTGCTGCCGGACCTCGCCCGGACGGGGACACACGTCATGGTCGTCTCCCACCGGGAGGCCGACGTGCCCCTGGGGTTGACGCACCACCTGGACCTGGCGCAGGGGCGGATCAGGCGGGCGGGGTTTCTTACTCCTCCAGGCTGTCCGCCAGCTCCTCCAGATACGCCCCCAGCGCCTCCGGCCCGCTGA
- the rpsI gene encoding 30S ribosomal protein S9, with translation MAIEQFYGTGRRKAAIARVFLRAGEGKIIVNGKEFQTYFRGLLRAVHALQAFRETGTAGRYDAYITVTGGGPSGQADAIKLGIARALLKVNPDFRTQMKPKGLLTRDPREVERKKYGLKKARRAPQFSKR, from the coding sequence ATGGCTATTGAACAGTTCTACGGCACGGGCCGCCGCAAGGCCGCCATTGCCCGCGTCTTCCTGCGTGCGGGCGAGGGCAAGATCATCGTCAACGGCAAGGAGTTCCAGACCTACTTCCGTGGGCTGCTCCGCGCCGTGCACGCCCTCCAGGCCTTCCGCGAGACGGGCACCGCCGGGCGCTACGACGCCTACATCACCGTGACGGGCGGCGGCCCCAGCGGTCAGGCCGACGCGATCAAGCTCGGCATCGCCCGCGCCCTGCTGAAGGTCAACCCCGACTTCCGCACCCAGATGAAGCCCAAGGGCCTGCTGACCCGCGACCCCCGCGAGGTCGAGCGCAAGAAGTACGGCCTCAAGAAGGCCCGCCGCGCTCCCCAGTTCAGCAAGCGCTGA
- the rplM gene encoding 50S ribosomal protein L13 has protein sequence MKTFVPKNDEQNWVVVDASGVPLGRLATLIASRIRGKHRPDFTPNMIQGDFVVVLNAAQVVLTGGKLDGKVYTRYTGYQGGLKTETAREALAKHPERVIEHAVFGMLPKGRQGRAMHGRLKVYAGETHPHAAQKPQTLEVR, from the coding sequence GTGAAAACCTTTGTTCCCAAGAACGACGAGCAGAACTGGGTCGTGGTGGACGCCTCGGGCGTGCCCCTGGGCCGCCTCGCCACCCTGATCGCCAGCCGCATTCGCGGCAAGCACCGCCCTGACTTCACGCCCAACATGATTCAGGGCGACTTCGTGGTCGTGCTGAACGCCGCGCAGGTCGTGCTGACGGGCGGCAAGCTCGACGGCAAGGTGTACACCCGTTACACCGGCTACCAGGGCGGCCTGAAGACCGAAACCGCCCGCGAGGCGCTGGCCAAGCACCCCGAGCGCGTCATCGAGCACGCGGTGTTCGGCATGCTGCCCAAGGGCCGTCAGGGCCGCGCGATGCATGGCCGCCTGAAGGTCTACGCGGGCGAGACGCACCCCCACGCCGCCCAGAAGCCCCAAACTCTCGAGGTTCGCTGA
- the aroQ gene encoding type II 3-dehydroquinate dehydratase has protein sequence MILVLNGPNLNRLGLREPGVYGSQTLEDLERLCEEWGAELGVPVTCRQNNHEGQLLEWIQDAEDHGFAGIVLNPGALTHYSYALRDAIAGQRLPVVEVHISNVDAREEFRHKSVTAAVCRGKISGLGFLGYRLAIEALVEGE, from the coding sequence ATGATTCTCGTCCTGAACGGCCCGAATCTGAACCGCCTCGGCCTGCGCGAGCCGGGCGTGTACGGCTCTCAGACCCTCGAAGACCTCGAACGGCTGTGCGAGGAATGGGGCGCGGAACTTGGCGTGCCCGTCACCTGCCGCCAGAATAACCACGAGGGCCAACTGCTGGAGTGGATTCAGGACGCCGAGGACCACGGCTTTGCGGGCATCGTGCTGAATCCAGGGGCGCTGACCCACTACTCCTACGCCCTGCGCGACGCCATCGCCGGACAGCGCCTCCCGGTCGTGGAGGTCCACATCTCCAACGTGGACGCCCGTGAGGAGTTCCGGCATAAGTCGGTGACGGCGGCCGTGTGCCGGGGCAAGATCAGCGGGCTGGGGTTTCTGGGGTACCGGCTGGCGATTGAGGCGTTGGTAGAGGGGGAGTAG
- the aroB gene encoding 3-dehydroquinate synthase, whose protein sequence is MRRVEVGGDQPYTVSVGAGLLGQVRVPQRHVALIHPADLPPTFVEAVQAALSPTVTVSVPPRDECKTLAVYADVLSRLAAANLPRDGAVVGLGGGAATDLAGFVAASYLRGVAFYTLPTTLLGMVDAAVGGKTGVNLPEGKNLVGAFHPPGAVWCDVETLATLPPAVFREGAAEAYKHGLIADPSLLARVLSPEFRPGGTGLEDTLADAIRVKAEVVTRDPTERGERAFLNFGHTLAHALEAHTHHAVSHGEAVAYGMHYAARLSRAMGGADLTGHALAFLRWQQPTLFPDLTFHDLWPYMARDKKADAEGVRFVLLRDLGQPYLGRVPEEVLRREFAAWQTDLLPVR, encoded by the coding sequence GTGCGCCGGGTCGAGGTCGGGGGCGATCAACCCTACACCGTGTCCGTGGGGGCGGGCCTGCTGGGGCAGGTGCGGGTCCCCCAGCGTCACGTCGCCCTGATTCACCCTGCCGATCTGCCCCCCACCTTCGTGGAGGCGGTGCAGGCGGCCCTCTCCCCTACCGTCACCGTCAGCGTTCCCCCACGCGACGAGTGCAAGACGCTGGCGGTCTACGCGGACGTGCTCTCGCGGCTGGCGGCGGCGAACCTGCCGCGTGACGGGGCGGTCGTCGGGCTGGGGGGCGGCGCGGCGACCGACCTCGCGGGCTTCGTGGCGGCCTCGTACCTGCGGGGCGTGGCCTTCTACACCCTGCCGACCACGCTGCTGGGCATGGTGGACGCGGCGGTGGGCGGCAAGACGGGCGTGAATCTGCCCGAGGGCAAGAATCTGGTGGGGGCCTTTCACCCCCCGGGGGCCGTCTGGTGCGACGTGGAGACGCTGGCGACCCTTCCCCCCGCTGTCTTCCGCGAAGGCGCCGCCGAAGCGTACAAGCACGGCCTGATCGCGGACCCCTCCCTGCTGGCCCGCGTCCTCTCGCCGGAGTTCCGGCCCGGCGGCACGGGGCTGGAGGACACCCTCGCGGACGCTATCCGGGTTAAGGCGGAGGTCGTGACCCGCGACCCCACCGAGCGCGGTGAGCGAGCCTTCCTCAACTTCGGGCACACGCTGGCGCACGCGCTGGAAGCCCACACGCACCACGCCGTCTCCCACGGCGAGGCAGTGGCTTACGGGATGCACTACGCGGCGCGGCTCTCGCGGGCGATGGGCGGGGCTGACCTGACCGGGCACGCGCTGGCTTTCCTGCGCTGGCAGCAGCCCACACTCTTCCCTGACCTGACCTTCCATGACCTGTGGCCCTATATGGCCCGCGATAAAAAGGCCGACGCGGAGGGCGTGCGCTTCGTGCTGCTGCGTGACCTGGGGCAGCCTTACCTGGGGCGGGTGCCGGAGGAGGTGCTGCGGCGGGAGTTCGCGGCGTGGCAAACCGACCTCCTCCCTGTGCGCTGA
- a CDS encoding shikimate kinase produces the protein MNGFGLIERPVTWVALAGFMGTGKSRVGWELSRALALHFVDTDKLITRVVGKSIPEVFEQEGEGYFRACESEVVERVTRLDHAVVSLGGGTFIHEANRRRLLERGPVVVLWASPETVYQRTRHSERPLLKTSDPLSRIRTLMDEREPHYRQGTIHVHSDGRPAEEIVEEVIDRLWAWADADAGWDEAEPVAERASD, from the coding sequence ATGAACGGGTTCGGCCTGATCGAGCGTCCCGTCACGTGGGTGGCGCTGGCGGGCTTTATGGGCACGGGCAAAAGCCGCGTGGGGTGGGAACTCTCGCGGGCGCTGGCCCTGCATTTCGTGGACACCGACAAGCTGATTACCCGCGTGGTCGGCAAGAGCATCCCCGAGGTGTTTGAACAGGAGGGCGAGGGCTACTTCCGCGCCTGCGAGTCGGAGGTCGTCGAGCGCGTCACGCGGCTGGACCACGCCGTCGTGAGCCTGGGCGGGGGCACCTTTATCCACGAGGCCAACCGCCGGAGGCTGCTGGAACGCGGCCCGGTGGTGGTGCTGTGGGCTTCCCCCGAGACGGTTTACCAGCGCACCCGCCACTCCGAGCGGCCCCTGCTCAAGACCTCCGACCCCCTCTCGCGCATCCGCACCCTGATGGACGAGCGCGAGCCGCACTACCGCCAAGGCACCATCCACGTCCACAGCGACGGCCGCCCCGCCGAGGAGATCGTGGAGGAGGTCATCGACCGCCTGTGGGCCTGGGCCGACGCGGACGCCGGGTGGGACGAGGCCGAGCCCGTGGCTGAGCGGGCGTCCGATTAG
- the aroC gene encoding chorismate synthase, protein MRYLTAGESHGPQLTAIIEGLPAQLPLGKPDLDPWLRRRQGGYGRGRRMVIETDEAQILSGVRAGRTTGAPVTLVIENRDHRNWTEIMSPEPGNEPRKKALTDARPGHADLTGGIKYRHKDLRDVLERASARETAARVAVGAVALKLLGELGVEGANYVASLGGVETQQLFSWDALEAIEASDLRTPDEDAAAMMRERIDQAKRDGDTLGGILEVRFRGLPVGLGSHVHWDRKLDGRIAQACLSVQAMKGVEIGRAFENAARPGSGVHDPVYYRGGTYARDTNAAGGLEAGMTNGEELIVRVAMKPIATLMKPLPTVNVVSHEASDAARERSDTTAVPAAGVILQCVIGWVLADAVLEKFGGDTLPELQERVEAARAYARGY, encoded by the coding sequence GTGAGGTACCTCACCGCCGGGGAATCGCACGGGCCGCAACTGACGGCCATCATCGAGGGGCTGCCCGCGCAGCTCCCGCTGGGCAAGCCCGACCTCGACCCCTGGCTGCGGCGGCGGCAGGGCGGCTACGGGCGCGGGCGCCGGATGGTGATCGAGACGGACGAGGCGCAAATTCTCAGCGGGGTGCGGGCGGGCCGCACGACCGGCGCCCCCGTCACGCTGGTGATCGAGAACCGCGACCACCGCAACTGGACCGAGATCATGTCGCCCGAGCCGGGGAACGAGCCCCGCAAGAAGGCCCTCACCGACGCCCGCCCCGGCCACGCCGACCTGACCGGGGGCATCAAGTACCGTCACAAGGACCTGCGCGACGTGCTGGAGCGGGCCTCCGCACGCGAGACGGCGGCGCGGGTGGCGGTCGGAGCGGTGGCGCTGAAGCTGCTGGGCGAACTGGGCGTGGAGGGAGCCAATTACGTCGCCAGCCTGGGCGGGGTCGAGACGCAACAGCTCTTCTCGTGGGACGCGCTGGAGGCCATCGAAGCTTCCGACCTCCGCACCCCCGACGAAGACGCGGCGGCCATGATGCGCGAGCGCATTGATCAGGCCAAGCGGGACGGTGACACCCTCGGCGGCATTCTGGAGGTGCGCTTCCGGGGCCTGCCGGTGGGCCTGGGCAGCCACGTCCACTGGGACCGCAAGCTCGACGGGAGAATCGCTCAGGCCTGTCTGAGCGTGCAGGCGATGAAGGGCGTGGAGATCGGGCGGGCCTTCGAGAATGCGGCCCGGCCCGGCAGCGGCGTCCACGACCCGGTGTATTACCGGGGCGGCACCTACGCCCGCGACACCAACGCGGCGGGCGGCCTGGAAGCGGGCATGACCAACGGCGAGGAACTGATCGTGCGGGTCGCCATGAAACCCATCGCCACCCTGATGAAGCCCCTCCCAACCGTCAACGTGGTCAGCCACGAGGCGTCGGACGCCGCCCGCGAGCGCAGCGACACGACCGCCGTGCCCGCTGCCGGGGTCATCCTCCAGTGCGTGATCGGCTGGGTGCTGGCCGACGCGGTGCTGGAAAAATTCGGCGGCGACACCCTGCCGGAGCTTCAGGAGCGGGTAGAAGCGGCGCGGGCGTATGCGCGGGGGTACTGA
- a CDS encoding type II secretion system protein GspD, with amino-acid sequence MKRYALLLTAALGMAAAQPSAPAPVTAQTGTADRQLSGAAVTFDLRRAGSDLTSMLLALAKSAGYEILLEPGVEGILQANGLGGAGAAAGGAAPALVTYSVVNKPFNEVWPLVLDLYGLSYETLQIGGRPVLRVTARPVQKIVRLPAALSAPLVERQLKLSFGSLKTVSTGQSTGGQGSTSSSSETTREEIVLDSPTLRIIAETASNSVIVRGTNQEVAQVERLLAEIVAAQPANVRAAPSEPPTVQRIYTVKGAAADVTALLTAQFPELRATAVGQTGQIVITGPQNRLEAAMTLLGQVDRPAASAQPEVATAQRVYAVKGQQADIVTLLGAQFSTLKVTPVGQTGQLVLTGPQTQLDAALALLGQVDRAAPPAQTGPQIVQRVFTLINASAEEVKATLEGTLAREVTPEKPAITNVPVNATDANGNAITVTVPASNTNAAQAQTAQAAETPAANPNAATLIADRRTNTLIVRGTPTQVAQVAELIPQLDQVVPQINVQVRIQEINETAARTLGMDWKVNFGGFNVNVGGSGLGATFDPTRSLVGFNIFPTLQALETQGFTKRVYDGNISMQSGQRSLGTGTKSQNASANAAASIKSGGRLEINIPSSAGNIEKQIDYGLNLDFFDPQVAPDGTITLRVRGQVNNIAGALPTTELPNLLNFTNSEAQSTVTFKNGQTVLMSGLLGTTETRSTNGVPLLSSIPVIGAAFSQQRTDRSQTQLLVIITGTVVK; translated from the coding sequence ATGAAGAGATACGCCCTGCTCTTGACCGCCGCGCTCGGCATGGCCGCCGCGCAGCCCTCCGCCCCCGCTCCGGTCACCGCCCAGACGGGCACGGCCGACCGCCAGCTTTCCGGCGCCGCCGTCACCTTTGATCTGCGCCGGGCAGGCAGCGACCTGACCTCCATGCTGCTGGCCCTCGCCAAGAGCGCCGGGTACGAGATTCTGTTGGAACCCGGCGTGGAAGGAATCTTGCAGGCGAACGGCCTGGGCGGGGCGGGTGCGGCGGCGGGCGGCGCGGCCCCCGCGCTGGTGACCTACAGCGTGGTCAACAAGCCCTTCAACGAGGTCTGGCCGCTGGTCCTCGACCTGTACGGCCTGAGCTACGAGACACTGCAAATCGGCGGCAGGCCCGTGCTGCGCGTGACCGCCCGCCCGGTGCAGAAGATCGTGCGCCTGCCTGCCGCCCTGAGTGCCCCCCTGGTCGAGCGGCAACTCAAGCTGTCCTTCGGCAGCCTGAAGACAGTCAGCACGGGCCAGAGCACCGGCGGACAGGGAAGTACCTCCAGCTCCTCCGAGACGACCCGCGAAGAGATCGTCCTCGACTCGCCCACCCTGCGGATCATCGCGGAGACGGCCTCCAACAGCGTCATCGTTCGGGGCACCAATCAGGAAGTCGCGCAGGTCGAGCGCCTGCTCGCGGAGATCGTGGCGGCGCAACCCGCCAATGTCCGCGCTGCGCCCAGCGAGCCGCCCACCGTGCAGCGTATCTATACGGTGAAGGGTGCCGCCGCCGACGTGACGGCCCTGCTGACCGCCCAGTTTCCCGAACTGCGGGCCACCGCCGTGGGGCAGACCGGCCAGATTGTGATCACTGGGCCGCAAAACCGGTTGGAAGCGGCGATGACGCTGCTGGGGCAGGTGGACCGCCCCGCCGCTTCCGCCCAGCCGGAGGTCGCCACCGCCCAGCGCGTCTATGCGGTCAAGGGCCAGCAGGCCGACATCGTGACCCTGTTGGGAGCACAGTTCTCCACGCTGAAGGTCACGCCCGTGGGCCAGACCGGGCAGCTCGTCCTGACCGGGCCGCAGACGCAGCTCGACGCGGCGCTGGCCCTGCTGGGTCAGGTGGACCGCGCCGCCCCGCCCGCCCAGACCGGGCCGCAGATCGTGCAGCGCGTCTTCACCCTGATCAACGCGAGCGCCGAGGAGGTCAAGGCCACCCTGGAGGGCACGCTGGCCCGCGAGGTGACTCCGGAAAAACCCGCCATCACGAACGTGCCCGTCAACGCCACCGACGCCAACGGCAACGCGATCACCGTGACGGTGCCTGCCTCGAACACCAACGCGGCGCAGGCCCAGACCGCGCAGGCGGCGGAAACCCCGGCCGCCAACCCCAACGCCGCCACCCTGATCGCCGACCGCCGCACGAACACCTTAATCGTGCGCGGGACGCCCACGCAGGTCGCTCAGGTGGCCGAACTCATCCCCCAACTTGATCAGGTAGTGCCGCAGATCAACGTGCAGGTCCGCATTCAGGAGATCAACGAGACGGCCGCGCGGACCCTGGGCATGGACTGGAAGGTCAACTTCGGGGGCTTTAACGTCAATGTGGGCGGCAGTGGGCTGGGCGCGACCTTCGACCCCACGCGCTCGCTGGTGGGCTTCAACATCTTCCCCACCCTTCAGGCGCTGGAGACCCAGGGCTTCACCAAGCGCGTCTACGACGGCAACATCTCCATGCAGAGCGGGCAGCGGTCGCTGGGCACCGGGACCAAGTCGCAAAATGCCTCCGCGAACGCCGCCGCCTCCATCAAGAGCGGTGGGCGGCTGGAGATCAACATTCCGTCGTCGGCAGGCAACATCGAGAAGCAGATCGACTACGGCCTCAACCTCGACTTCTTCGATCCGCAGGTCGCGCCCGACGGCACCATCACGCTGCGGGTGCGCGGGCAGGTGAACAACATCGCCGGGGCGCTGCCCACGACCGAGCTGCCCAACCTCCTGAACTTCACCAACTCCGAAGCCCAGAGCACCGTCACCTTCAAGAACGGCCAGACGGTGCTGATGAGCGGCCTGCTGGGCACCACCGAGACGCGCTCCACCAACGGGGTGCCTCTGCTGAGCAGCATCCCCGTGATCGGCGCCGCTTTCAGCCAGCAGCGCACCGACCGCTCGCAGACGCAACTCCTCGTCATCATCACGGGAACGGTCGTCAAGTAA
- the pilO gene encoding type 4a pilus biogenesis protein PilO yields the protein MAKPRLQLSGLAPRTLFLLALAGSALLLTAWYFGRYQTRVQEITLLEGNLETTRLTADRYRAAQRALPELRETVAGLRVERDQFLRALPPTAQFGTVLDEVRRNVLAAGAELSTFAVQSGPGEGLPGGVRPIGLSLGVQGQYAEVFRALRSLETMNRFTTVGGVGLQMPAATSYNPTLEGTLNLTVYTYDPSAAGAAPEGGAAQAPEAPATPAAPAEGGAQ from the coding sequence ATGGCTAAGCCCAGGCTTCAATTGTCCGGCCTCGCGCCCCGGACCCTGTTCCTGCTGGCGCTGGCCGGGAGTGCGCTGCTGCTGACGGCGTGGTACTTCGGGCGCTACCAGACCCGCGTGCAGGAAATCACCCTGCTGGAGGGCAATCTGGAAACCACCCGCCTGACCGCCGACCGCTACCGCGCTGCCCAGCGGGCGCTGCCCGAACTGCGCGAGACGGTGGCGGGGCTGCGGGTCGAGCGCGACCAGTTCCTGCGGGCGCTGCCCCCCACCGCGCAGTTCGGCACTGTGCTGGACGAGGTGCGGCGCAACGTGCTCGCGGCGGGCGCCGAGCTGAGCACCTTTGCCGTGCAAAGTGGCCCCGGTGAGGGCCTGCCCGGCGGGGTGCGGCCCATCGGCCTGAGCCTCGGGGTGCAGGGCCAGTACGCCGAAGTGTTCCGGGCGCTGCGCAGCCTGGAGACCATGAACCGCTTCACGACGGTGGGCGGGGTGGGCCTCCAGATGCCCGCCGCCACCTCGTACAACCCCACCCTGGAGGGCACGCTGAACCTCACCGTGTACACCTACGACCCCAGCGCGGCGGGCGCGGCGCCTGAGGGCGGCGCGGCCCAGGCCCCCGAAGCTCCGGCCACCCCCGCCGCCCCCGCTGAAGGAGGTGCCCAGTGA
- a CDS encoding fimbrial assembly protein — MVEINLLPQTERRSTRPDGWKYGAAGVLGLSLLLIALGEARVGGRLAALRDEEAQLQGEIAALQGAKTEYDGLVAEQRTLEGVTAVATQLRDGKTYWTNDLAAFSAQLPSGGGVALTSMTVKTLDAAALGGLQQTGVYAGKNVVREFDLSGTARSQQSVVNFLNAFENSPGFAVNFRGVQREGEEGRYTFAASVGLVGEAPAAAPADAAGTPAPEGTPAPEAPPAEPVGGGTGGNNG, encoded by the coding sequence ATGGTTGAGATCAACCTGCTGCCGCAGACCGAGCGCCGCAGCACCCGGCCCGACGGCTGGAAGTACGGCGCCGCCGGAGTGCTGGGCCTCTCGCTGCTGCTGATCGCGCTGGGCGAGGCCCGCGTGGGGGGCCGCCTGGCGGCGCTGCGCGACGAGGAAGCGCAGCTTCAGGGCGAGATCGCGGCGCTTCAGGGCGCCAAGACCGAGTACGACGGGCTGGTGGCCGAGCAGCGCACCCTGGAGGGCGTGACGGCGGTCGCCACCCAGCTCCGGGACGGCAAGACCTACTGGACAAACGACCTCGCGGCCTTTTCCGCCCAGCTTCCCAGCGGGGGCGGGGTGGCGCTGACCTCCATGACGGTCAAGACGCTGGACGCCGCCGCGCTGGGCGGCCTTCAGCAGACCGGCGTGTACGCGGGCAAGAACGTGGTGCGCGAGTTCGACCTCTCGGGCACGGCCCGCAGCCAGCAGTCGGTCGTGAATTTCCTGAACGCCTTCGAGAACAGCCCCGGCTTCGCGGTCAACTTCCGGGGCGTGCAGCGCGAGGGCGAAGAGGGCCGCTACACCTTCGCCGCCTCGGTGGGGCTGGTGGGCGAGGCCCCAGCGGCGGCCCCGGCAGACGCGGCGGGCACCCCCGCCCCCGAGGGCACCCCGGCTCCCGAGGCCCCGCCCGCCGAGCCCGTCGGCGGCGGCACCGGAGGCAACAATGGCTAA
- the pilM gene encoding type IV pilus assembly protein PilM, with protein sequence MSSLLQRLTRPRPAAIGVEIGTSAIKVVALRPGAPPALHHAVMTPTPIGSMRDGLVADPQAVATELRGLLAAHGITARHAVTAVPNQSAVTRNIMVPRMERGDLDEAIKWEAERYIPYPIDEVNLDYDLLDDPAQIAEDGQMEAVIAAAPSEAVARQAEVLRLAGLEPVVVDLKSFATLRALRGNLLGEHLNKTTLAGKNYTEHSEVALVLEIGASSSVISLVRGDRILMARNIAVAADDFTTALQRAFDLDFGAAEEIKLGYAMASTPTEAEEDLLNFDLAREQYSPARIFEVIRPVLADLVTEVRRSLEFYRVQSGDVVIDRTFVAGGGAKLRGLENAISDALGFRVDVANPWLTVDTSASGADPGYLQQHAAEFTVPLGLALRGVPHG encoded by the coding sequence ATGTCAAGCCTGCTACAACGCCTCACCCGACCGCGACCGGCGGCCATCGGCGTGGAGATCGGAACGAGCGCCATCAAGGTGGTGGCGCTGCGGCCCGGTGCGCCTCCCGCCCTGCACCACGCGGTCATGACCCCGACCCCCATCGGCAGCATGCGCGACGGCCTGGTGGCCGACCCGCAGGCGGTAGCGACCGAACTGCGCGGGCTGCTCGCGGCGCACGGGATCACCGCCCGGCACGCCGTCACCGCCGTGCCCAACCAGTCGGCGGTGACGCGCAACATCATGGTGCCGCGCATGGAGCGTGGGGACCTCGACGAGGCGATCAAGTGGGAGGCCGAGCGCTACATCCCCTATCCCATCGACGAGGTAAACCTCGACTACGACCTGCTCGACGATCCCGCCCAGATCGCGGAAGACGGCCAGATGGAGGCCGTGATCGCGGCGGCGCCCAGCGAGGCGGTCGCCCGGCAGGCCGAAGTGCTGCGGTTGGCGGGCCTGGAACCCGTGGTGGTGGACCTCAAGAGTTTCGCCACCCTGCGGGCGCTGCGCGGCAACCTGCTGGGCGAGCACCTCAACAAGACGACGCTGGCGGGCAAGAACTACACCGAGCACAGCGAGGTCGCGCTGGTGCTGGAAATCGGCGCGAGCAGCAGTGTCATCAGCCTGGTGCGCGGCGACCGCATCCTGATGGCCCGCAACATCGCGGTGGCCGCCGACGACTTCACGACCGCGCTGCAAAGGGCCTTCGACCTCGACTTCGGCGCCGCCGAGGAGATCAAGCTGGGCTACGCGATGGCGTCGACGCCCACCGAGGCCGAGGAGGACCTGCTGAACTTCGACCTCGCCCGCGAGCAATACAGCCCCGCCCGCATCTTCGAGGTCATCCGGCCCGTGCTGGCCGACCTGGTGACCGAAGTGCGGCGCTCGCTGGAGTTCTACCGGGTGCAGTCGGGCGACGTGGTGATCGACCGAACCTTCGTCGCGGGGGGCGGGGCCAAGCTGCGCGGGCTGGAAAATGCCATCAGCGACGCGCTGGGCTTCCGGGTGGACGTCGCCAATCCCTGGCTGACGGTCGACACCAGCGCGTCGGGCGCCGATCCCGGTTACCTCCAGCAGCACGCCGCCGAATTCACCGTGCCGCTGGGCCTCGCGCTGCGGGGGGTGCCGCATGGTTGA